The DNA region CCCCTACGGCCCCGAGTGGATCAACCTCCGCCGTTTCGCCGCACTCCACATCTTCTCCCCCGCCCACCTACAGGCCTTCAGCCAGCTCCTCTCCAACAGACTCTGCGTCCTCCTCCGGAGCCTCTTTCGCGGCGGCGGCGAAGGCGAAGGGTTCCAGCAGGTGGATTGGAGGTGGAGGATGAAGGAGGTGGTATTGGACTCTTTGATGGAAATGATAATTGGGAGGAGGCAGAAGGGCGAGGGGAATGAGTTAGTGAGGATGATAGACGAAGCGTTCCAAATGAGCGCGGTGGTGAGCCCGGAGGAGTTACTGCCGTGGCTGAGTTGGATGGGGACGAGTCGGCAGATGCAGAGGTTGGAGAAGGAGTTGGACGCCCAGCTGCAGGGGATGGTGGATGAGAAACGCGGAGAGCGAGCGGCGGAAGGGGATCGAAAGCAGAGCATGATGGACATGATGCTTGACGATCCACGCTATACTGACACAACCATCAAAGGAATGGTGCAGAACATGATTTTAACCGGAACTGATACGACCACCACGACCTTGGAATGGGCAATGGCGCTGCTCCTCAACCACCCCCACCTCCTCCAGAAGCTCCACGGCGAAATCGAAGCCCACGTCGGCCACGGCCGTCTCGTGGACCCCTCCGACCTCCCGAGCCTCCGCTGCGTCACCAACGTCATCAAGGAGACCCTGCGGCTGCACCCTCCGGGGCCGCTGCTGGTGCCAAGGGAGTCCGTGGCGGACTGCGAGGTGGGCGGCGTCGCCGTGCCGCGTGGCACGATGCTGATCGTGAACGCGCACAAGCTGCACCGGGACCCGGAGCTGTGGGAGGAGCCGAGGCAATTCAAGCCGGAGCGGTTCGAGAGGGAGGGGGAAGGGAAGGGGCACAAGTACGTGCCGTTCGGATGCGGGAGGCGGCGCTGCCCGGGGGAAGCCATGGCGTTGAGTTCCATCGGGCTGGTTCTGGCGTCGCTGGTGCAGTGCTTCGAGTGGAAGAGGGTcggggaggaagaggtggatcTGACAGAAGAGCCGG from Zingiber officinale cultivar Zhangliang chromosome 4B, Zo_v1.1, whole genome shotgun sequence includes:
- the LOC121978066 gene encoding cytochrome P450 81Q32-like codes for the protein MFQAVLWCLLIFSVSLLIFSKFSHVAAYCYPVRLPVVGHLYLLIRHRYLHHALACLSDRYGPSPLLLYFGSRRTLVVSSSAAVRQCFTYLDLNFANRPMLLPGIHLNYNCTTMITLPYGPEWINLRRFAALHIFSPAHLQAFSQLLSNRLCVLLRSLFRGGGEGEGFQQVDWRWRMKEVVLDSLMEMIIGRRQKGEGNELVRMIDEAFQMSAVVSPEELLPWLSWMGTSRQMQRLEKELDAQLQGMVDEKRGERAAEGDRKQSMMDMMLDDPRYTDTTIKGMVQNMILTGTDTTTTTLEWAMALLLNHPHLLQKLHGEIEAHVGHGRLVDPSDLPSLRCVTNVIKETLRLHPPGPLLVPRESVADCEVGGVAVPRGTMLIVNAHKLHRDPELWEEPRQFKPERFEREGEGKGHKYVPFGCGRRRCPGEAMALSSIGLVLASLVQCFEWKRVGEEEVDLTEEPGFTVPSATPLLALCKPRDAMVDLLAQL